One region of Gouania willdenowi chromosome 13, fGouWil2.1, whole genome shotgun sequence genomic DNA includes:
- the slc6a4a gene encoding solute carrier family 6 member 4a, translated as METQDMMMTSMMTMDQEDNVGERDKGGEGVGGEEEGTQKENGRLMLADGVADRGPKSLTSGSGQQVSNGFTTSAPQSPREGPGTATSAAGTTSGPSVPLGGLRTLVVQQTSLERPRETWSKKMDFLLSVIGYAVDLGNVWRFPYICYQNGGGAFLLPYLLMAVFGGVPLFYMELALGQFHRSGCISIWKHICPIFKGIGFAICIIALYIAFYYNTIMAWALYYLLSSFQPTLPWTTCTNSWNTHNCNRYMSSDHNVSWSNSSTSPAEEFYTRHVLQVHRSPGLHQLGSVSWQLALCLLFIFIIVYFSIWKGVKTSGKVVWVTATFPYLVLVVLLIRGATLPGAWRGVVFYLKPDWEKLLSPGVWIDAAAQIFFSLGPGFGVLLAFASYNPFHNNCYKDALVTSSVNCLTSFLSGFVIFTVLGYMAEMRQQSVDAVAKDAGPSLLFIIYAEAIANMPAATFFAIIFFLMIIMLGLDSTFAGLEGVITAMLDEFPHVLAKRREWFVFGLVCVCYLGALSTLTYGGAFVVKLFEEYATGPAVITVVLLEVIAVSWFYGTKRFCNDIQLMLGFYPGCFWRTCWVAICPCFLLFIIISFLAFPPEVKLFHYKYPQWTTVLGYCIGVSSFICVPAYMFYHLLNAKGTFKQRLLKSITPEPSSENHRNFIVTNAI; from the exons ATGGAGACACAAGACATGATGATGACGAGCATGATGACAATGGACCAGGAGGATAACGTGGGAGAGAGGGACAAAGGTGGAGAGGGGGTGGGTGGAGAAGAGGAGGGGACACAGAAGGAAAATGGTCGTCTGATGCTGGCTGACGGTGTGGCAGACCGAGGACCAAAGAGCCTGACCTCGGGTTCTGGACAGCAGGTGTCCAATGGCTTTACAACATCAGCTCCTCAGAGTCCCAGAGAAGGACCGGGCACGGCCACCTCTGCTGCAGGGACCACCTCTGGGCCCTCTGTGCCGCTGGGAGGCCTCAGGACACTGGTGGTCCAACAGACCTCTTTGGAGAGGCCCAGAGAAACCTGGAGCAAGAAGATGGACTTCCTGCTGTCTGTGATCGGCTACGCAGTGGACCTGGGAAATGTCTGGCGCTTCCCGTACATCTGCTATCAAAACGGAGGAG GTGCCTTTTTGCTGCCTTACCTGTTGATGGCAGTGTTCGGTGGAGTCCCGCTGTTCTACATGGAGCTGGCTCTTGGCCAGTTCCACCGCAGCGGCTGCATCTCCATCTGGAAACACATCTGTCCAATCTTTAAAG GGATTGGCTTTGCCATCTGCATCATAGCCCTCTACATTGCTTTCTACTACAACACCATCATGGCCTGGGCCTTGTACTACCTGCTGTCGTCCTTTCAGCCCACCCTGCCCTGGACCACGTGCACCAACAGCTGGAACACACACAACTGTAACCGCTACATGTCCTCCGACCACAATGTGTCCTGGTCCAACTCATCCACTTCCCCTGCCGAGGAGTTCTATAC TCGCCACGTGTTGCAAGTCCACCGCTCCCCAGGTCTTCATCAGCTGGGTTCTGTCAGCTGGCAATTGGCCCTCTGCCtgctcttcatcttcatcattgtCTACTTCAGCATCTGGAAAGGAGTCAAAACATCTGGAAAG GTAGTTTGGGTGACGGCTACCTTTCCTTACCTGGTGCTCGTGGTGTTGCTCATCCGTGGAGCCACTCTCCCAGGAGCCTGGAGAGGTGTCGTCTTCTATCTTAAACCTGATTGGGAAAAATTGCTGAGCCCTGGA gtGTGGATTGATGCAGCAGCTCAGATCTTCTTCTCTTTGGGTCCTGGCTTTGGTGTGCTCCTTGCCTTTGCCAGTTACAATCCATTCCACAACAACTGCTACAA AGATGCCTTGGTCACCAGCTCCGTGAACTGTTTAACAAGCTTCCTCTCTGGGTTTGTCATCTTCACTGTGCTGGGATATATGGCTGAGATGAGGCAGCAGAGTGTGGATGCTGTAGCCAAGGATGCAG GTCCGAGCCTGTTGTTCATCATCTACGCAGAAGCCATAGCAAACATGCCTGCTGCTACTTTCTTCGCCATAATCTTCTTCCTCATGATCATTATGTTGGGTCTGGACAGCACA TTTGCAGGCCTGGAGGGGGTGATCACTGCCATGCTGGATGAGTTCCCACATGTTCTGGCCAAAAGGAGAGAGTGGTTTGTCTTCGgccttgtgtgtgtttgctacCTTGGAGCTCTCTCTACACTCACATAT GGCGGGGCATTTGTTGTCAAGCTGTTTGAGGAGTACGCCACTGGTCCAGCTGTTATCACTGTGGTTCTGCTGGAGGTTATCGCCGTGTCCTGGTTCTATG GTACCAAACGCTTCTGTAATGACATCCAGCTCATGCTTGGTTTCTACCCGGGTTGTTTCTGGAGGACCTGCTGGGTGGCCATCTGTCCATGCTTTCTACTG ttcatcatcatcagtttCCTGGCCTTCCCACCAGAGGTCAAGTTGTTCCACTACAAATACCCACAATGGACCACCGTGCTGGGCTACTGCATCGGGGTTTCCTCCTTCATCTGTGTGCCTGCGTACATGTTCTACCACTTGCTTAATGCTAAAGGAACATTCAAACAG